Proteins encoded together in one Lathyrus oleraceus cultivar Zhongwan6 chromosome 5, CAAS_Psat_ZW6_1.0, whole genome shotgun sequence window:
- the LOC127084126 gene encoding 2-oxoglutarate-dependent dioxygenase AOP3 — MDIESGLPILDFRKSSGVTLEEGSEGWKEMSKKVREAFEGHGAFLLRCDEIPNELQKEMFTYMKSLFDLPEETKLKYTGTGNYRGYNKLPGLPHSHSFSIDDAFKSDTTQKFTNLMWPEGNPTFSETLLSFSSKARDLNSLILKMAVEGFGLSEKYISEVEELNSSANSRMTKYQLPEQNKDSAITCVPHTDKGTITLLCEGEVPGLQVLQKSGNWADVNFPPNSFIVIVGDMLQAWSNGRFKAPMHRVVLRGNKDRFVFILFSVPKKETVVKAPSELIDGEDQPPRYKSFTFAEFMDFLKIYGTKEGELEEFAGL, encoded by the exons ATGGATATCGAGAGTGGTCTCCCAATTTTAGATTTTCGTAAGAGTAGTGGAGTGACATTAGAAGAAGGAAGTGAAGGATGGAAAGAAATGAGTAAGAAAGTGAGAGAAGCATTTGAGGGTCATGGTGCTTTTCTTTTAAGATGTGATGAAATACCAAATGAATTACAAAAAGAAATGTTCACATACATGAAATCTTTGTTTGATCTACCCGAGGAGACAAAGCTGAAGTACACTGGCACAGGAAATTATAGAGGCTACAACAAACTTCCTGGCCTTCCACATAGTCATAGTTTTAGTATCGATGATGCTTTTAAGTCAGATACAACTCAAAAATTCACTAATCTCATGTGGCCGGAAGGAAATCCAACTTTTAG CGAGACACTTCTTTCTTTCTCTTCGAAAGCACGAGATCTAAACTCGCTTATTCTTAAAATGGCTGTGGAGGGTTTTGGTCTTTCAGAAAAGTATATTTCAGAAGTTGAAGAGTTGAATAGCAGTGCTAATTCACGAATGACAAAGTATCAACTTCCTGAACAAAACAAAGATTCTGCTATTACTTGTGTGCCTCACACCGACAAAGGTACCATAACCCTTTTATGCGAGGGTGAAGTTCCGGGTTTGCAGGTATTACAAAAATCAGGCAATTGGGCTGACGTAAATTTTCCTCCAAATAGCTTTATTGTAATTGTGGGTGACATGTTACAG GCATGGAGCAATGGAAGATTTAAAGCACCAATGCACAGAGTGGTGTTAAGAGGAAACAAAGACAGATTTGTATTCATTCTTTTTTCTGTGCCAAAGAAAGAGACTGTCGTTAAGGCACCCTCTGAGTTGATTGATGGAGAAGATCAGCCTCCTCGTTACAAGTCATTCACATTTGCGGAGTTTATGGATTTTCTTAAAATATATGGCACTAAAGAGGGAGAACTCGAAGAATTTGCTGGACTTTAA